Genomic segment of Anaerolineales bacterium:
TCGCCCAGCTCCTCGCAGAATTTTTCCCAAGCCTCCAGCTGCGGCCGATGCTGCTCGATCTCGGCCTGCTGGCGCTCGTCGGCGCGCCGGCCTTCCTTCGCCTTCTGCAGTGCGCCGCCGAGGATTCCGCCCGCCAGCGGACTCCAGGGGATGATCCCCAGGCCGAACGCGCGGCAGGCCGGGACCACTTCCAGTTCGATCGTGCGCGTGATGAGGTGATACTTGCTCTGCTCCGAGACCAGCCCGAGGAAGCGGCGCGATTCGGCGGCGGCCATCGCCCGGGCGATGTCCCACGCGGCGAAGTTGCTCGAGCCGATGTAGATCGCCTTGCCCTGGCCGATCAGCACCCCCATCGCCTGCCAGATTTCCTCCCACGGCGTTTCGCGGTCCACATGGTGCATCTGATACAGGTCGATGTGATCGGTCTGCAACCGGCGCAGCGAACCCTCGGCCGCCTGGCGGATGTTCAGCGCCGAGAGCTTTTCCTGATTGGGCCAATCCCCCATGTGGCCGTAGACCTTGGTGGCCAGGACCACTTTTTCGCGCCGTCCGCCGCCCTGGGCGAACCAGCGGC
This window contains:
- a CDS encoding aldo/keto reductase; protein product: MEYTHLGRTGLKVSRLCLGTMNFGPHTTEADAFRIMDRALELGINFFDTANVYGWKLGEGVTEQILGRWFAQGGGRREKVVLATKVYGHMGDWPNQEKLSALNIRQAAEGSLRRLQTDHIDLYQMHHVDRETPWEEIWQAMGVLIGQGKAIYIGSSNFAAWDIARAMAAAESRRFLGLVSEQSKYHLITRTIELEVVPACRAFGLGIIPWSPLAGGILGGALQKAKEGRRADERQQAEIEQHRPQLEAWEKFCEELGEKPADAALAWLLHNPAVTAPIIGPRTMEQLEGSLRALEIKLGDSALARIDAIWPGPGGEAPKAYAW